From the genome of Streptomyces sp. NBC_01116, one region includes:
- the hisD gene encoding histidinol dehydrogenase has protein sequence MISRIDLRGDVLPEGAALRDLLPRAEFDVEAALETVRPICEDVRHRGSAAVIDWGEKLDGVRIESVRVPADAISRALAELDPAVRAALQESIRRARLVHREQRRTTHTTQVVPGGTVTEKWVPVERVGLYVPGGRSVYPSSVVMNVVPAQEAGVEGVAVASPPQKDFGGLPHPTILAACALLGVDEVYAAGGSQAVAMFAYGTEDCLPVNLVTGPGNVYVTAAKRLLKGRIGIDAEAGPTEIAILADATADPVHVAADLISQAEHDPMAAAVLVTDSEELAAATEAELAPQIAATKHIADRIEPALAGRQSRIVLVSSVADGLKVVDAYGAEHLEIQTADAAAVADRVRNAGAIFVGPWSPVSLGDYCAGSNHVLPTGGCACHSSGLSVQSFLRGIHIVDYSRDALAEVTHHVVTLAEAEDLPAHGAALKARFGWKVPQQ, from the coding sequence GTGATCTCTCGAATCGATCTGCGCGGTGACGTCCTCCCCGAGGGCGCCGCCCTGCGCGACCTGCTGCCCCGTGCCGAGTTCGACGTGGAAGCCGCCCTGGAGACGGTGCGGCCCATCTGCGAGGACGTACGCCATCGTGGCTCCGCGGCAGTGATCGACTGGGGCGAGAAACTGGACGGTGTCCGGATCGAGTCGGTCCGGGTGCCCGCCGACGCCATCTCCCGCGCCCTGGCGGAGCTGGACCCCGCCGTCCGGGCGGCGCTCCAGGAGTCGATCCGCCGCGCCCGCCTCGTCCACCGCGAGCAGCGCCGCACCACGCACACCACCCAGGTCGTCCCCGGCGGCACCGTCACCGAGAAGTGGGTGCCCGTCGAGCGCGTCGGGCTCTACGTCCCCGGCGGCCGCTCGGTCTACCCCTCCTCCGTCGTGATGAACGTCGTCCCCGCCCAGGAAGCGGGCGTCGAGGGCGTCGCCGTCGCCTCCCCGCCGCAGAAGGACTTCGGCGGACTGCCGCACCCCACGATCCTCGCCGCCTGCGCCCTGCTCGGCGTCGACGAGGTGTACGCCGCCGGCGGCTCCCAGGCCGTCGCGATGTTCGCCTACGGCACCGAGGACTGCCTCCCGGTCAACCTGGTCACCGGCCCGGGCAACGTCTACGTGACCGCCGCCAAGCGCCTCCTCAAGGGCCGCATCGGCATCGACGCCGAGGCCGGGCCCACCGAGATCGCGATCCTCGCCGACGCCACCGCCGACCCGGTGCACGTGGCCGCCGACCTGATCAGCCAGGCCGAGCACGACCCGATGGCCGCCGCCGTCCTCGTCACCGACTCCGAGGAGCTGGCCGCCGCCACCGAGGCGGAGCTGGCCCCGCAGATCGCGGCCACCAAGCACATCGCCGACCGCATCGAGCCCGCCCTCGCCGGCCGCCAGTCCCGAATCGTCCTGGTCTCCTCCGTCGCGGACGGCCTCAAGGTCGTCGACGCGTACGGCGCCGAGCACCTGGAGATCCAGACCGCCGACGCGGCCGCCGTCGCCGACCGGGTCCGCAACGCCGGAGCGATCTTCGTCGGCCCCTGGTCGCCGGTCTCGCTCGGCGACTACTGCGCCGGCTCCAACCACGTCCTGCCCACCGGCGGGTGCGCCTGCCACTCCTCGGGCCTGTCCGTGCAGTCCTTCCTGCGCGGCATCCACATCGTCGACTACAGCCGCGACGCGCTCGCCGAGGTCACCCACCACGTCGTGACCCTCGCCGAGGCGGAGGACCTCCCCGCCCACGGCGCGGCGTTGAAGGCCAGGTTCGGCTGGAAGGTTCCGCAGCAGTGA